CAGAAGCGGCTTCCCACACCGCCGCTCATGATTACACAATAATTATGATTGTTTCTCATTCCTAAGATTATATATGTTTTTAAAAATGAAATTCACGTTTATCTACTTTTTTCTTTGTACGGGTTCCTATTTAGTTAAATAACATCCTTCCGCAACAATTTGTTTATGGTCTCCTCAAATTTGCCTTTAAAGATACAAAACAAAACGGAAACAGCATCGGGAAGCAGCCGGAAACATAACATAAAAATGATAAGAAGTGATCCAAAAAATACATCCGTAAAAGATTGTAATTAGCAAATTTACAATGTACAAAAAATGGCAATGTTGAGTGTACAACTTTTGGCAATATCCAATGTACAGGTTTAACATTACATTAACTATCTCTTTTTTATTGTATTCAACTGTTTTTTTATTCTTTCTCAAGGAAAGTTTTCCGGTTGTCCATACGGTAACCGTTTCCCTCGAACCTGATCACCTCGCAACGATATAGCAGTCGATCCAGGATGGCTGTGGCTAACACTTCATCATCCAGTGTCTCCGCCCACTGGCTGGGTGACTTGTTAGTGGTGATGATGATCGAGCACTGCTCATGCAGGTGATTGATCAGATTGAACAGAGCCACCGCTTCACTCTTTTGCACCGGGAACATCATGATGTCATCTATGGCAATCAGGTGTGCCTTGGTGTATCGCTTGTAGGTGCTCATTGCCGATGAGATGATTTCTTTCCTGTTGAGCACGCCTATCAGGTCAGCCATGGTGGTAAAATAGGCCCTATAACCTTTCTTGATGGCATCATTGACCAGTCCCCCGGCCAGGTATGTTTTGCCCGTACCGCTTGGCCCCATCAGCACCAGGTTGTATAGCTGATCGACCCAGAGCAGCTCCCTGAGCTGTGTCATCTGCCTTATGCCGATGCTGCTCGAGGCCTTGTAATCGTACTCGTCAAGCTCGTGTGCACGTGGCAGACGGGCCAGTTTAGTCCTGCGCCGGTAATCATTCAGCTGTCGCTGCTCTAGCTCTTTTATAAGCATGTTCTCCAGGAAGTCCGCGTATCCCGGTGTATCTATGCTCGCCTGGTGAAGCATCGGCTGCAAGTTTTTGCTCAGGTATCCCAAACGAAGTATGCCGGCATATTGCTTCATGTTTTCTATCTGCTTCATAGCTCCATGATTTGATCGTACCGGTTTATCTTGCTTCTCTCGGGGATGTATGCATCCGTGTCATACTGACTTGTTTGAACACCGTCATGCAACACGCTTACAACAGGCAAGGGCTTCTTCTCCCGGCGTTTTAACTCCCGGTAATGTGATGCGGCTTCTTTCAGGTAAAGGGCGTTGTAGAGCCCATTGTCGAGGCAGTAATCAAGTGCACTGCCAACGATCTCCTCACCATATTCGCCCATCACCTCCCTTATCATTTTCAGATTGTCTCTCAGATAACGGGGCTTATACTTGTGTATCTCCTCTTACCTTGCCTTTTTCAAGACTGACGGGGTGCTCGGCCAGAAGGATGCCTTGCCGGTTGGAAAGCGAAAGGGTGCCATCCTTGACCTTGAGTAATACCTCCGGTCCCTTCCCGTTATAGGTGCCATATGGGACCCTGTAGAAGTTCCCCTTGTAACTGATTGTGTTATCTTTTCTCACCGTGTAGGTGGGAATCTCATCCCGGGGGATTGCCGGTGAGGGGCGAAAAAAGGAGAGATGCTCCTTTTCAATCAACCACACGTCATGGGGCAGGCGCTTCGTCGTGGCATGTTTGGTGCCGTTCGCCTTGCGCTCCAACCAGCTCAGGACTTCCTCGTTGAGGCGATCTATATCGTGAAAGGTACGCGCGCGAAGAAAGTTGTTTTTCACGTATCCTACCACGTTCTCGACCCGGCCTTTGCTCTGGGGATCGGCCTTGCGGCAGAACTCAACGCTGATACCGCGTTCATCCCTGTAGCGACGAAAATCATCAGCCAGGAGATAATCGCCAAGGTTCTCACTTTTCAGAAACACCGAGTCCTGATCATAGAGAAGCTTCCCGGGGATACCCTCTATATACTTGAAGGCCTGCTCGTGAGCCTGGACGGCTGTTTTCCCGGTGAAGGGAGTTGTTTGGAAAAACACATATTTGTAGCGACTGCGTGACAGGACAAGGGCAAAAAAATAAACCCTGCGCCTACTGCCGTCCAAACGTCGCATCTGTGCTGTACCGAAGTCAACCTGCGCCTGGCTGCCATATGCAAACTCTTCCAGGGCTTCCGTCTGGCGGATCTTCTCCGGTACAGGGATCTTCTCCTGACGCCGCACGTGCTGGACAAAGTTGTATACAGTCTTGCTGTTCACCTTCGGCAAGTCGGCGTATTTCTCCTTCAGCCGGTCTTCTATCACTGCCGCCGGCAAACCATTGTCTATACTCAATAAGGAAAGAACGTCCGGGTAATATGGCGACAGAACAAGTTCGTATACACGTTGTTTCATTGAAAACTCATGAAACTCTTCTTCACTCATCTTCTTGTACCTGGAAACAGTTCTGCGATCAACACCCAACTTTTTTGCAATTTTACTGTCCGAATTGCCCGGATTACTGGAAAGTTCTTTAACTTC
This window of the Proteiniphilum saccharofermentans genome carries:
- the istB gene encoding IS21-like element helper ATPase IstB; its protein translation is MKQIENMKQYAGILRLGYLSKNLQPMLHQASIDTPGYADFLENMLIKELEQRQLNDYRRRTKLARLPRAHELDEYDYKASSSIGIRQMTQLRELLWVDQLYNLVLMGPSGTGKTYLAGGLVNDAIKKGYRAYFTTMADLIGVLNRKEIISSAMSTYKRYTKAHLIAIDDIMMFPVQKSEAVALFNLINHLHEQCSIIITTNKSPSQWAETLDDEVLATAILDRLLYRCEVIRFEGNGYRMDNRKTFLEKE
- the istA gene encoding IS21 family transposase, translating into MKTQIHDLRKVRMWYEVKELSSNPGNSDSKIAKKLGVDRRTVSRYKKMSEEEFHEFSMKQRVYELVLSPYYPDVLSLLSIDNGLPAAVIEDRLKEKYADLPKVNSKTVYNFVQHVRRQEKIPVPEKIRQTEALEEFAYGSQAQVDFGTAQMRRLDGSRRRVYFFALVLSRSRYKYVFFQTTPFTGKTAVQAHEQAFKYIEGIPGKLLYDQDSVFLKSENLGDYLLADDFRRYRDERGISVEFCRKADPQSKGRVENVVGYVKNNFLRARTFHDIDRLNEEVLSWLERKANGTKHATTKRLPHDVWLIEKEHLSFFRPSPAIPRDEIPTYTVRKDNTISYKGNFYRVPYGTYNGKGPEVLLKVKDGTLSLSNRQGILLAEHPVSLEKGKVRGDTQV